From Panicum hallii strain FIL2 chromosome 2, PHallii_v3.1, whole genome shotgun sequence, a single genomic window includes:
- the LOC112882529 gene encoding uncharacterized protein LOC112882529 isoform X2, whose protein sequence is MHGGENHLNHARHSNVSSTVVVGDGTDTHGGGNHSNQSADTSNSNSTGAQSSRISKVRAQLRAGDHNSYTPHFVTIGPYNRTPPSPQAEHIKLICVEFMERKLREEEGAEGGGLAHVVEPLVPRVRACYDHDTAGEMTTEALSTLLLRDGCYLLGTTCNLPLPAANNPQAPPAPSNNVNAAAAMHVTRAQETASVRDTVFLLENQIPFVVLEAIHERVTGGNRSLLQSCLGPYVRKLLVDLLYISPWVEVPSLPEPPSHLLHLVHTYFKSPVTEPQQRSSSTGDDNTASTLDTPLLPIRSDRTGRWRRATEYCKYGDVRFKRRNDFKEGERWTFLDVRHDAGTLWIPLLRVDGMTWTILRNLMALEEQQEERRPVTAYCVFMSQVACTVEDVELLQRRGILEQFLGSDEEVAKGFANLCKGVIFDVDIPERNYLRSTWHELHKLCCDQGRNFMGSFRQKHWSEPLVRAGFGIAFCFFVFQLLQVILTFIPLVHKRNK, encoded by the exons ATGCATGGTGGTGAAAATCATTTGAACC ATGCAAGACACTCAAATGTGAGCTCCACCGTGGTGGTTGGGGATGGGACAGACACACATGGCGGTGGAAATCATTCGAACC AGTCTGCAGATACCTCCAATAGCAACTCGACAGGCGCGCAGTCCAGCAGAATCTCCAAGGTCCGTGCGCAACTCCGTGCCGGCGACCACAACAGCTACACACCGCACTTCGTGACGATCGGCCCTTACAACCGCACCCCTCCGTCTCCACAGGCTGAACACATCAAGCTCATCTGTGTTGAATTCATGGAAAGAAAACTCCGGGAGGAGGAAGGTGCAGAAGGTGGTGGTCTGGCGCATGTAGTGGAGCCACTGGTGCCCCGAGTGAGGGCGTGCTACGACCACGACACGGCGGGCGAAATGACGACGGAAGCGTTGTCCACATTGTTGCTGCGTGATGGGTGCTACCTGCTCGGTACCACGTGCAACCTGCCGCTGCCAGCGGCAAATAATCCTCAAGCGCCGCCTGCACCGAGCAACAATGTtaatgcggcggcggcgatgcacGTCACACGAGCTCAAGAGACGGCGTCGGTGCGGGACAccgtcttcctccttgagaacCAGATACCTTTCGTCGTGCTGGAGGCGATCCACGAGCGCGTCACAGGAGGCAACCGCTCCCTCCTCCAATCGTGCTTGGGGCCGTACGTCCGGAAGCTGCTGGTGGATCTGTTGTACATCAGCCCATGGGTGGAGGTACCGAGTCTGCCAGAGCCGCCGTCCCACCTCCTGCACCTGGTGCACACCTACTTCAAGTCGCCGGTGACGGAGCCGCAGCAACGCAGCAGCAGCACTGGTGATGACAACACGGCGTCGACGCTGGACACTCCCCTGCTTCCAATTCGTAGTGATCGTACCGGTCGGTGGCGCCGGGCCACGGAGTACTGCAAGTACGGCGACGTGCGGTTCAAGCGTCGGAATGACTTCAAGGAGGGCGAGCGGTGGACCTTCCTCGACGTGCGCCACGACGCTGGCACCCTGTGGATCCCTCTCCTGCGTGTCGATGGCATGACCTGGACGATTCTGCGAAACCTGATGGCGCTCGAGGAGCAGCAGGAGGAACGGCGGCCCGTCACGGCGTACTGCGTCTTCATGTCGCAGGTGGCGTGCACCGTGGAGGACGTCGAGCTCCTGCAGCGCCGGGGGATCCTGGAGCAGTTCCTGGGGAGCGACGAGGAGGTCGCGAAAGGCTTCGCCAACCTCTGCAAGGGTGTGATCTTTGACGTCGACATACCTGAGAGGAACTACCTCAGGTCAACATGGCACGAGCTGCACAAGCTCTGCTGTGACCAGGGGCGCAACTTCATGGGGTCCTTCCGCCAGAAGCACTGGAGCGAGCCCTTGGTCCGCGCCGGGTTCGGCATCGCATTCTGCTTCTTCGTCTTCCAGCTGTTGCAAGTGATCCTGACATTTATCCCCTTGGTACACAAGCGGAACAAGTAG
- the LOC112882529 gene encoding uncharacterized protein LOC112882529 isoform X1, whose product MSRDAQHSNGSSIVELVGRTGTHDSENDLNHMDSDNMPNARHSNVSSIVDEGDDGTGMHGGENHLNHARHSNVSSTVVVGDGTDTHGGGNHSNQSADTSNSNSTGAQSSRISKVRAQLRAGDHNSYTPHFVTIGPYNRTPPSPQAEHIKLICVEFMERKLREEEGAEGGGLAHVVEPLVPRVRACYDHDTAGEMTTEALSTLLLRDGCYLLGTTCNLPLPAANNPQAPPAPSNNVNAAAAMHVTRAQETASVRDTVFLLENQIPFVVLEAIHERVTGGNRSLLQSCLGPYVRKLLVDLLYISPWVEVPSLPEPPSHLLHLVHTYFKSPVTEPQQRSSSTGDDNTASTLDTPLLPIRSDRTGRWRRATEYCKYGDVRFKRRNDFKEGERWTFLDVRHDAGTLWIPLLRVDGMTWTILRNLMALEEQQEERRPVTAYCVFMSQVACTVEDVELLQRRGILEQFLGSDEEVAKGFANLCKGVIFDVDIPERNYLRSTWHELHKLCCDQGRNFMGSFRQKHWSEPLVRAGFGIAFCFFVFQLLQVILTFIPLVHKRNK is encoded by the exons ATGCTCAACATTCGAATGGGAGCTCCATCGTGGAGTTGGTGGGTAGGACAGGCACACATGACAGTGAAAATGATTTGAACCATATGGATTCCGATAACATGCCAA ATGCAAGACACTCAAATGTGAGCTCCATCGTGGACGAAGGGGACGATGGGACAGGCATGCATGGTGGTGAAAATCATTTGAACC ATGCAAGACACTCAAATGTGAGCTCCACCGTGGTGGTTGGGGATGGGACAGACACACATGGCGGTGGAAATCATTCGAACC AGTCTGCAGATACCTCCAATAGCAACTCGACAGGCGCGCAGTCCAGCAGAATCTCCAAGGTCCGTGCGCAACTCCGTGCCGGCGACCACAACAGCTACACACCGCACTTCGTGACGATCGGCCCTTACAACCGCACCCCTCCGTCTCCACAGGCTGAACACATCAAGCTCATCTGTGTTGAATTCATGGAAAGAAAACTCCGGGAGGAGGAAGGTGCAGAAGGTGGTGGTCTGGCGCATGTAGTGGAGCCACTGGTGCCCCGAGTGAGGGCGTGCTACGACCACGACACGGCGGGCGAAATGACGACGGAAGCGTTGTCCACATTGTTGCTGCGTGATGGGTGCTACCTGCTCGGTACCACGTGCAACCTGCCGCTGCCAGCGGCAAATAATCCTCAAGCGCCGCCTGCACCGAGCAACAATGTtaatgcggcggcggcgatgcacGTCACACGAGCTCAAGAGACGGCGTCGGTGCGGGACAccgtcttcctccttgagaacCAGATACCTTTCGTCGTGCTGGAGGCGATCCACGAGCGCGTCACAGGAGGCAACCGCTCCCTCCTCCAATCGTGCTTGGGGCCGTACGTCCGGAAGCTGCTGGTGGATCTGTTGTACATCAGCCCATGGGTGGAGGTACCGAGTCTGCCAGAGCCGCCGTCCCACCTCCTGCACCTGGTGCACACCTACTTCAAGTCGCCGGTGACGGAGCCGCAGCAACGCAGCAGCAGCACTGGTGATGACAACACGGCGTCGACGCTGGACACTCCCCTGCTTCCAATTCGTAGTGATCGTACCGGTCGGTGGCGCCGGGCCACGGAGTACTGCAAGTACGGCGACGTGCGGTTCAAGCGTCGGAATGACTTCAAGGAGGGCGAGCGGTGGACCTTCCTCGACGTGCGCCACGACGCTGGCACCCTGTGGATCCCTCTCCTGCGTGTCGATGGCATGACCTGGACGATTCTGCGAAACCTGATGGCGCTCGAGGAGCAGCAGGAGGAACGGCGGCCCGTCACGGCGTACTGCGTCTTCATGTCGCAGGTGGCGTGCACCGTGGAGGACGTCGAGCTCCTGCAGCGCCGGGGGATCCTGGAGCAGTTCCTGGGGAGCGACGAGGAGGTCGCGAAAGGCTTCGCCAACCTCTGCAAGGGTGTGATCTTTGACGTCGACATACCTGAGAGGAACTACCTCAGGTCAACATGGCACGAGCTGCACAAGCTCTGCTGTGACCAGGGGCGCAACTTCATGGGGTCCTTCCGCCAGAAGCACTGGAGCGAGCCCTTGGTCCGCGCCGGGTTCGGCATCGCATTCTGCTTCTTCGTCTTCCAGCTGTTGCAAGTGATCCTGACATTTATCCCCTTGGTACACAAGCGGAACAAGTAG